From the Papaver somniferum cultivar HN1 chromosome 2, ASM357369v1, whole genome shotgun sequence genome, the window GCTATAGATAAGATGGAACATTATGAAAAGTTACACTATACATTTGTGTTTTTTTAAATGAACTGCACTATTTATATACAATCAGTCAATCCAAATATCATTCTACAAGCTTTATTTCCACACCTTGATGGCTCCATCTCTACTGCTTGAAATAAGAAGTCTCTGATTCAACTTGACAGAAGCCAGAGAAAGAATGGAGTCATGGTGGCAACCCGCAGAATCAGTAGCAGCGGCTGAGAGCAGCGCTTTTGTTGTCAACTTGGTTGCTGGAGATCTCTTGTTCACCTCCTATTTACCAAACAAGTGAAAATCAGTTAACGCTAGTCTAACGAGCCTAGCCAGAGTTGTGATCTAACACTTGGTTAATGTCCTAAAGTTTATCATGCAACTATATAAAGTGTAAGCTAAATCTGTCATAATTATTCAACATACCTGCACAACCTGCACCCCAAAACTTGATCTAGTTTCATAGAGGTCCTCATTTCTTATTCCTTTCAACGTTGGCCCACAAATGCAGTAACTACGATCGGGACTGCAAAAGCAACAATTGACAGAGTTGATCAGCGCAGTGAACTTACTATCTAATATAAAAAGAAGGCAAAGAAAATAAATATTAAGATCTTAAACCTGGAATGATCCCAGCGGCGTATCTTCAAGTCCGTTCCTCCTGTTAACAAGTCCCCCCCAGGTAAAGGAAGCATTGAACGGATACCAGGAAGCCTTGGTGGGGGCTCGTTCAACTCATCGATTCGATACTTTGGATTCACATTTCGtctgatatcttgttttgcattggACTTGGCTGGCCTCGATAAAGCCCAAGGAAGGTCAGACATTTCAGCTTCACCATCACTGTTGGCCAGTCTTAATACCTACATCATATATAAATACTCAGACTACCTAAGATGGAGAAGAAATTACAAAACAAAGACAAGTTTTAATTCATATACCTGGTGgcaacttccattttcagcatTCCACAAAGAAACTTCATTGCAACCTGCAGCAACATAGACAAGGGGTCTTGCTGTTGCGGACATGGAAGCATTAGGTTGTGGGATGAGAAGACACATATTTTCTATGGGGCACACCCTAGAATATTGCCACGAGTTAACCGGTACAAGAAACCTCAGATCCCAAAGGGTAAGCACACCCCTTGAAGATCCTGAAACAAACCAATTCCCGCATGGACCAGTTACCATAGAGGACGCATAACCCTCTTCAGGAGTCGCTTTCAACATCCAAGCCATGGAGTTTGTTCTTGTATCCCAAAGATGAATCCCACAGTTCTGGGTACTATACATCACAGTCTGACTAGGGCCTCCTTCAGTGGAGTAGTTCAACAAGCTGAGAATCGCACCTTCTCCCACCTCCCTCTTTTTTACATCAGCAACGCCAGAGTACTTCTCAACAACATTGCCCAAACCTCGAGATATGTAATCAACAGAAAACATATGTATTGTGCCATCGCGTGCGCCGACAACTACTTGAGAAGAACCCTGGAGCATTGTGGCACACAATGCTTGGCTCCCTTGCAAGGGGTAAGTGAGCCTTGACCTAAATGAAATATCCTTCTCCAATTTTCTTGTATCCCATACCTTGACAGTAGAATCATCGGATGCAGTAACGAAAAAACAATGATCATCTGAAATAGCAATATCATTGACGGCCGAACGATGCTCTTGGAGATGTGCCACAAGTACACCACGAGGTCTCCATCCTGCATCTGGGATTGCAGATGCTCGAGAGGATGATAACAATCCACTCGCATCATCTGATACATCTTCCACACTAATCAATGAGCTTCCTTTTAGAGTTCCAGAAATACCCATGTCTTGAAACTTGCCACCAATATAGGTACTTTCATTTTCCTTGCTTTCAGAATCACGAACAAATGTTTGAAACTGCTTTGAAGAACCACCAGTTAGGCAGAAAGATCCTGAAACAAGCTTAGGAGCTACGGCTGAACCAGTTAAACCAAATGATCTGTTAACAGGATCAATCCAAGGCATCGATGATGAATTAACCAAAAGGGAGTCTGCCTGTGGTGGAGAATCAGCTATTGCAGAAGTAGCCCCCCCTCTTCGTTTTTCCATGCTAAAAGAGTAGAGAGGTATGCCTTCCGGCGGTCGATCACAATTGAAATTGTTCCCATCATTAATTTGTGGAGAAATAATACCAGAAAACTGTAACTTCTCTGAGCTCAGAGGATCACGGATATCAACTGCACTGTTATGCATAAAACTCCCCGTTGCTCTCAActtagcttcatcatcttcagaatcaGGTAACGCTAACTGCTGCATAGAGCTGCTGAAGGGTTTGTGAGCCTGTAAATCAGGTTGCATACCAGGCCGATTCTTCGCTGGACTCAGCTCCCCTGCCCCGCTCTTGTTCAGTTCTGCAGTTTCCCACTGTTTTGATTGCGCCGACGAATTGTACCATATCTTTCTTTGACGTTCCAACATATCTGAACTCCGTGCATTTTCCAGGACTTGGTAGAATACCTGCCTAGACACTGGTGGCTTGAGACATGATATGAGAGACTTTTCTGAAGCTAAAGACGCTGGTTGCCGACGAAGGAGAGGCCGTATAACTGGTGCTAGATAAACATAAGAGTCGACTGCACCTAAGCAATTACTACTAGCTGCAATGAAAGTGACAGCTAACCTTCTTACCCACTGACTGGGATAACATAGCAATGGGAAAGCACGTTCTATCATTTCAAGCAATATCCTTTTACGCAAAAAACTGCTTTGGCACAGCATGGCCAAGCACTCCAATGCATTAACAATCACAGCCTCTGTTGCATCACTTAAAGCTTGTTCAATATAAGGTAATAGGTACTCTTCCACACTTCTTTGACCCACAAAGAAACATACAAACACAATTTGCCCATAGAAGACTGCCCGAAGCTGCTCATCTCTGTCATTTAAAAAAGCTGGGAGAATGGGTAGCAAAAAGTCATTACTCTGTCTCTGACCAAAGAAGCAACATAGGTTCCCAATATCCTGCAGAAGTGCTCTCCTGATATTTGGGGTCTGCTTTGGACCCATTACCAGTTCTTGAACAACCTCCGCTATGCACTTCCTTAGTTGTACAAGTTGGGTGTCATTTCCCTCCTTCAGCCGAGCGGATGATTTTAAGGGTGGACTTAATTTATCAAGAACCCCTGCCTCTGTCAAACTTTGCGACTGCATAGAAAATCTGTAAGCTGTCAAAGCAAGTTTCGAGATGTTACTTGCATAACAAATCCGCACACTTTCTTCTGGATCATCCGGAAGCATAGAGAGCATCGGAAGAATATACTCAGGGAAGATTTTTGCATCACTAGGAGGGAAGTCCCGAACTAAGGGAAGAATATAGCATAATGTCTCTAATGCTGCGCAGCGCACTATTGCTGCAGGATCTGAAAACATCGCAATGACATACGGAAGTACTCGCTGCAGTCTATCCTCATCATTAATATACAACGAACAAGATTTGAGTAGAAGTACAGCTACTCTCCTCAACTGAGGCAGCTTGACACTGCGTAGGCATGAACACAGCAGTGATGCAATAAGAACCATATCGTCACAGCTCAAACTATGTTCGAGTACTGGGATAGAAGGCGTTAAGAAGGTATCCGACTGGCTGTCATACTTCGAGGATAATTCCTTCAGATCACCCTTGGTGATCTTTTTCAGAACGGGATGATCACTACCTTGAAACTCCTTCGATGTAGTCTTGAGAATATTTGTTGGAGAATGCTTACTGGAGCGCTTGAGAACTGAAGCATATGTGGATCTCGCATTTTCAAGCATGGGAATGGCATTGgaagaatgatttctttgttcTACATCCTGAAGGAGGGTCGAAATATCACCAAGTAGTTGAAACTGATTACCGAACAAACCTTCATCTAGCTCTCCCTTCTTTTTTGAGGACTcctttggtgaattcaagattaggTTTGCACCCTCCATCACTTGGGGAGAATCCTCACTTTCTGAGAGAGAGCATGTGCGCGATACTCCACCCCTTATCTCTCCATTTAATCTATTGTTCTTCATTTGCTTATGTATATCAGGAAAAGCACTCTGTGTCACTGCAACCTACAAACAATATACAGAATGTATCTTCATGATCCAAATCAAAAGCAATCTCAGATATTAAGGAGTTCATTATGTCCTTACCCTCATATCAGAATCAAGGGGAATCAAGCAGGAAAAGAAATTATGAAGAAATGGAGAGAAGTAACACGGAAAGACAACAGATGCGTAATTCTCCAGGTAGCTATCAGCAGATAGTCGTGATTTCGGATCCAACTGAATCATATGAAGAATCATCTTGCGGATTCCAGAATCTGGGATCTGCAAATAGAAAACACTGAATCTATAGGATTATGACGCTACCAAGCAGATAAATGCTAATATTGTGAAAcgttaaaaataaataacataggcCTCTAAAAGAAGTGAGGAAAGCGTATGAGAACACAAATTAGAAAGTTTATGGGAATAGGTAAGGACACTTATGTAGTGGGGAAAGAAGTGAGCCACCTTCTCAAGGGATTGGCTAGGATCATATTGTCCTCTTCGGTAAGCAAGTAGCTGGGATAGCTCAAACAAAGGTTGTCCCTCAAGGAATAGCTCTGCTATAACACATCTGAAAAGGTAGCAATGAAAAGTTTGAACTAATACAGAGTACAGCCATCATACAATCCAGATAACTCTAATTAGCATctctattacaaaaaaaaaaaaaaatgtgaacACACAACCCAACATACTTCAGGAGTCAGAATGGTAAATGATACATACCCTACGGAGAAGATGTCCATAGAATGACTCAAA encodes:
- the LOC113349265 gene encoding serine/threonine-protein kinase VPS15-like isoform X2; this encodes MRTVFAMVRIDGDIKCENVLVTSWNWLYLADFASFKPTYIPHDDPSDFSFFFDTGGRRRCYLAPERFYEHGGEGQVAPDAPLSHSMDIFSVGCVIAELFLEGQPLFELSQLLAYRRGQYDPSQSLEKIPDSGIRKMILHMIQLDPKSRLSADSYLENYASVVFPCYFSPFLHNFFSCLIPLDSDMRVAVTQSAFPDIHKQMKNNRLNGEIRGGVSRTCSLSESEDSPQVMEGANLILNSPKESSKKKGELDEGLFGNQFQLLGDISTLLQDVEQRNHSSNAIPMLENARSTYASVLKRSSKHSPTNILKTTSKEFQGSDHPVLKKITKGDLKELSSKYDSQSDTFLTPSIPVLEHSLSCDDMVLIASLLCSCLRSVKLPQLRRVAVLLLKSCSLYINDEDRLQRVLPYVIAMFSDPAAIVRCAALETLCYILPLVRDFPPSDAKIFPEYILPMLSMLPDDPEESVRICYASNISKLALTAYRFSMQSQSLTEAGVLDKLSPPLKSSARLKEGNDTQLVQLRKCIAEVVQELVMGPKQTPNIRRALLQDIGNLCCFFGQRQSNDFLLPILPAFLNDRDEQLRAVFYGQIVFVCFFVGQRSVEEYLLPYIEQALSDATEAVIVNALECLAMLCQSSFLRKRILLEMIERAFPLLCYPSQWVRRLAVTFIAASSNCLGAVDSYVYLAPVIRPLLRRQPASLASEKSLISCLKPPVSRQVFYQVLENARSSDMLERQRKIWYNSSAQSKQWETAELNKSGAGELSPAKNRPGMQPDLQAHKPFSSSMQQLALPDSEDDEAKLRATGSFMHNSAVDIRDPLSSEKLQFSGIISPQINDGNNFNCDRPPEGIPLYSFSMEKRRGGATSAIADSPPQADSLLVNSSSMPWIDPVNRSFGLTGSAVAPKLVSGSFCLTGGSSKQFQTFVRDSESKENESTYIGGKFQDMGISGTLKGSSLISVEDVSDDASGLLSSSRASAIPDAGWRPRGVLVAHLQEHRSAVNDIAISDDHCFFVTASDDSTVKVWDTRKLEKDISFRSRLTYPLQGSQALCATMLQGSSQVVVGARDGTIHMFSVDYISRGLGNVVEKYSGVADVKKREVGEGAILSLLNYSTEGGPSQTVMYSTQNCGIHLWDTRTNSMAWMLKATPEEGYASSMVTGPCGNWFVSGSSRGVLTLWDLRFLVPVNSWQYSRVCPIENMCLLIPQPNASMSATARPLVYVAAGCNEVSLWNAENGSCHQVLRLANSDGEAEMSDLPWALSRPAKSNAKQDIRRNVNPKYRIDELNEPPPRLPGIRSMLPLPGGDLLTGGTDLKIRRWDHSSPDRSYCICGPTLKGIRNEDLYETRSSFGVQVVQEVNKRSPATKLTTKALLSAAATDSAGCHHDSILSLASVKLNQRLLISSSRDGAIKVWK
- the LOC113349265 gene encoding serine/threonine-protein kinase VPS15-like isoform X1 — translated: MGNKIARTTQVSASEYYLHDLPSSYNLVLKDVLGRGRFFKSIQCKHDEGLVLVKVYFKRGDSIDLKEYERRLSQIRDVFRCLQHPHVWPFQYWVETDKAAYLLRQYFFNNLHDRLSTRPFLSLVEKKWLAFQLLFAVKQSHENGVCHGDIKCENVLVTSWNWLYLADFASFKPTYIPHDDPSDFSFFFDTGGRRRCYLAPERFYEHGGEGQVAPDAPLSHSMDIFSVGCVIAELFLEGQPLFELSQLLAYRRGQYDPSQSLEKIPDSGIRKMILHMIQLDPKSRLSADSYLENYASVVFPCYFSPFLHNFFSCLIPLDSDMRVAVTQSAFPDIHKQMKNNRLNGEIRGGVSRTCSLSESEDSPQVMEGANLILNSPKESSKKKGELDEGLFGNQFQLLGDISTLLQDVEQRNHSSNAIPMLENARSTYASVLKRSSKHSPTNILKTTSKEFQGSDHPVLKKITKGDLKELSSKYDSQSDTFLTPSIPVLEHSLSCDDMVLIASLLCSCLRSVKLPQLRRVAVLLLKSCSLYINDEDRLQRVLPYVIAMFSDPAAIVRCAALETLCYILPLVRDFPPSDAKIFPEYILPMLSMLPDDPEESVRICYASNISKLALTAYRFSMQSQSLTEAGVLDKLSPPLKSSARLKEGNDTQLVQLRKCIAEVVQELVMGPKQTPNIRRALLQDIGNLCCFFGQRQSNDFLLPILPAFLNDRDEQLRAVFYGQIVFVCFFVGQRSVEEYLLPYIEQALSDATEAVIVNALECLAMLCQSSFLRKRILLEMIERAFPLLCYPSQWVRRLAVTFIAASSNCLGAVDSYVYLAPVIRPLLRRQPASLASEKSLISCLKPPVSRQVFYQVLENARSSDMLERQRKIWYNSSAQSKQWETAELNKSGAGELSPAKNRPGMQPDLQAHKPFSSSMQQLALPDSEDDEAKLRATGSFMHNSAVDIRDPLSSEKLQFSGIISPQINDGNNFNCDRPPEGIPLYSFSMEKRRGGATSAIADSPPQADSLLVNSSSMPWIDPVNRSFGLTGSAVAPKLVSGSFCLTGGSSKQFQTFVRDSESKENESTYIGGKFQDMGISGTLKGSSLISVEDVSDDASGLLSSSRASAIPDAGWRPRGVLVAHLQEHRSAVNDIAISDDHCFFVTASDDSTVKVWDTRKLEKDISFRSRLTYPLQGSQALCATMLQGSSQVVVGARDGTIHMFSVDYISRGLGNVVEKYSGVADVKKREVGEGAILSLLNYSTEGGPSQTVMYSTQNCGIHLWDTRTNSMAWMLKATPEEGYASSMVTGPCGNWFVSGSSRGVLTLWDLRFLVPVNSWQYSRVCPIENMCLLIPQPNASMSATARPLVYVAAGCNEVSLWNAENGSCHQVLRLANSDGEAEMSDLPWALSRPAKSNAKQDIRRNVNPKYRIDELNEPPPRLPGIRSMLPLPGGDLLTGGTDLKIRRWDHSSPDRSYCICGPTLKGIRNEDLYETRSSFGVQVVQEVNKRSPATKLTTKALLSAAATDSAGCHHDSILSLASVKLNQRLLISSSRDGAIKVWK